The proteins below are encoded in one region of Paenacidovorax monticola:
- a CDS encoding YeiH family protein: protein MAMAAFEAGRERARQLFPGVLACAVVAAAATFLSQHYGAPVMLFALLLGMAMGFLSGEGPCGPGIEFTARQVLRWGVALLGLRITAAQVAALGWEPVLVVAVSLVLTIGVSMAVAKLMGFNILFGLLSGGATAICGASAALALSAALPPHPLKERATLFTVVGVSALSTATMVFYPMLARALGLDAHLSGVFLGATIHDVAQVVGAGYGMSREVGDTATLVKLMRVATLLPVILFAVAFTRATGRAGDGRRPPLLPWFAVGFAALVALNSTGWLHPAVVRAGSGMSGWFLVAAMAGIGMKTQLRELATVGLRPVALMVGETVFLAALALALLRWAA, encoded by the coding sequence ATGGCAATGGCGGCCTTCGAGGCCGGGCGCGAGCGTGCCCGGCAGTTGTTTCCGGGCGTGCTCGCCTGCGCCGTGGTTGCGGCGGCGGCCACCTTCCTGTCGCAGCACTACGGTGCGCCGGTGATGCTGTTTGCCCTGCTGCTGGGCATGGCGATGGGCTTTCTGTCCGGCGAGGGGCCTTGCGGGCCCGGCATCGAGTTCACCGCGCGCCAGGTGCTGCGCTGGGGCGTGGCGCTGCTGGGCCTGCGCATCACGGCGGCACAGGTGGCGGCCCTGGGCTGGGAGCCGGTGCTGGTGGTGGCGGTGTCGCTGGTGCTCACCATCGGTGTGTCGATGGCCGTGGCAAAGCTGATGGGCTTCAACATTCTGTTCGGCCTGCTCAGCGGCGGCGCCACGGCCATCTGCGGCGCATCGGCGGCGCTGGCGCTGTCAGCCGCGTTGCCGCCGCACCCGCTCAAGGAGCGCGCCACGCTGTTCACGGTGGTGGGGGTGTCGGCGCTGTCCACGGCCACCATGGTCTTCTATCCCATGCTGGCGCGCGCGCTGGGGCTGGACGCGCACCTGTCCGGCGTGTTCCTGGGCGCCACCATCCACGACGTGGCGCAGGTGGTGGGCGCTGGCTATGGCATGTCGCGCGAGGTGGGCGACACGGCCACGCTGGTCAAGCTGATGCGCGTGGCCACCCTGCTGCCCGTGATCCTGTTCGCCGTGGCTTTCACGCGCGCCACGGGCAGGGCGGGGGACGGACGCCGGCCGCCGCTGCTGCCGTGGTTCGCCGTCGGTTTCGCGGCGCTGGTGGCCCTCAACAGCACGGGCTGGCTGCACCCTGCGGTGGTGCGGGCCGGCAGCGGCATGTCGGGCTGGTTCCTGGTGGCGGCCATGGCCGGCATTGGCATGAAGACCCAACTGCGCGAACTGGCCACGGTGGGCCTCAGGCCCGTGGCGCTGATGGTGGGGGAGA
- a CDS encoding quinone oxidoreductase family protein — protein sequence MVKAIRLHETGGPEVLRLEDVEVGEPGPGQARVRHSYIALNFIDVYFRTGRYPLALPNGLGSDAVGVVEAVGPGVDCVKPGDRVGYLMGPQGAYAQVRVMPAEVLIPLPDGISDRTAATLMMKGMTAQYLFRQVYPLQGGETILYHAAAGGVGLIACQWARALGVIMIGTVSTDEKAALAKANGCTHTIVTSRENTVERVKELTDGKGVKVVYDSVGKDTLMTSLDCLQPRGHFVSNGTSSGSVIVDSQLLAQKGSLWMTRPAMIHYIHPRPHMLDMAAELFGHVLAGRIVSEPQQEFALEDAADAHRALEGRKTVGSTILVP from the coding sequence ATGGTCAAGGCGATCCGCTTGCATGAAACCGGCGGCCCCGAAGTGCTCCGGCTCGAAGACGTCGAAGTCGGCGAGCCCGGCCCGGGCCAGGCGCGTGTGCGCCACAGCTACATCGCACTCAATTTCATCGACGTGTACTTCCGCACCGGACGCTATCCGCTGGCCCTGCCCAACGGCCTGGGCTCCGACGCGGTGGGCGTGGTGGAGGCCGTGGGGCCCGGCGTGGACTGCGTGAAGCCCGGCGACCGCGTGGGCTACCTCATGGGCCCGCAGGGTGCCTATGCGCAGGTGCGCGTGATGCCGGCCGAGGTGCTGATCCCGTTGCCGGACGGCATCTCGGACCGCACGGCCGCGACCCTGATGATGAAGGGCATGACGGCGCAGTACCTGTTCCGCCAGGTCTATCCGCTGCAGGGGGGCGAGACCATCCTCTACCACGCCGCCGCGGGTGGCGTGGGGCTGATCGCCTGCCAGTGGGCGCGCGCCCTGGGCGTGATCATGATCGGCACCGTGAGCACCGACGAAAAGGCCGCGCTGGCCAAGGCCAACGGCTGCACGCACACCATCGTGACCTCGCGCGAGAACACCGTGGAGCGCGTGAAGGAGCTGACGGATGGCAAGGGGGTGAAGGTGGTCTACGACTCGGTCGGCAAGGACACGCTGATGACCTCGCTCGACTGCCTGCAGCCGCGCGGGCATTTCGTGAGCAACGGCACCTCGTCGGGGTCGGTGATCGTGGATTCGCAACTGCTTGCGCAGAAGGGCTCTCTCTGGATGACCCGGCCCGCGATGATCCACTACATCCACCCGCGCCCGCACATGCTGGACATGGCCGCCGAGCTGTTCGGCCACGTGCTCGCGGGCCGCATCGTGAGCGAGCCACAGCAGGAGTTCGCGCTGGAAGACGCGGCCGATGCGCACCGTGCCCTGGAAGGGCGCAAGACGGTGGGCTCCACCATTCTCGTGCCCTGA
- a CDS encoding RBBP9/YdeN family alpha/beta hydrolase: MQPTVLIVPGLRDHVDAHWQTLLARRLPRVRTVPPMGRGDLDCAARVQAIEREARAVAGPMVVVAHSGGVVMLAHWARHTRLPVRGALLAVPPDFEQPMPEGYPALAELQAGGWLPVPRTALPFPSIVAASRNDPLARYERVAELARDWGSRLVDLGEVGHLNPASGYGAWPRAEAFIAELAAA; encoded by the coding sequence ATGCAACCCACCGTCCTCATCGTCCCCGGTCTGCGCGACCATGTGGATGCGCACTGGCAGACCCTGCTGGCGCGGCGGCTGCCGCGTGTGCGCACGGTGCCCCCCATGGGGCGCGGCGACCTGGACTGCGCGGCGCGCGTACAGGCCATCGAGCGCGAGGCGCGGGCCGTCGCCGGCCCGATGGTGGTCGTGGCGCACAGCGGCGGCGTGGTCATGCTCGCGCATTGGGCTCGGCATACGCGCCTGCCGGTGCGTGGCGCGCTGCTGGCCGTGCCGCCCGACTTCGAGCAGCCCATGCCCGAGGGCTATCCCGCGCTGGCCGAACTGCAGGCAGGCGGCTGGCTGCCGGTGCCGCGCACCGCGCTGCCGTTTCCCAGCATCGTCGCGGCCAGCCGCAACGACCCGCTGGCCCGCTACGAGCGCGTGGCCGAACTGGCGCGGGACTGGGGCAGCCGCCTCGTGGACCTGGGCGAGGTCGGCCACCTCAATCCCGCCTCGGGCTACGGCGCCTGGCCGCGTGCCGAGGCATTCATCGCGGAGCTGGCGGCGGCCTGA
- a CDS encoding 3-keto-5-aminohexanoate cleavage protein has protein sequence MNFLDGHLFPENQQPLIITAAPYAPSWLPSDFPGEIPVTMEEQIQKAVDCYNAGATVLHLHVRELDGKGSKRLSKFNELIAGVRARVPEMIIQVGGSISFAPETEGAAAKWLSDDTRHMLAELDPKPDQVTVTINTSQMNFLEQFDRRDYQGTSMDDPAVFNAYKEMTVPAQPGWAEEHIRRLSAAGIQSAFQCYNLNSFESVERLMRRGIYRGPLVLNWVAIGGGMDSPSIYSLANFVRSVPDGAVLTVESSVLNVLPVNMMGIAMGLHVRCGTEDNLWDQTRTRKMGTVAQIEQLVRIARECSRPIATARQAREICKIGVFYGSAEETLAANGFAPNRNGGQQGYLRKAA, from the coding sequence ATGAACTTCCTCGACGGCCACCTGTTCCCCGAGAACCAGCAACCCCTGATCATCACCGCCGCGCCCTATGCGCCCTCGTGGCTGCCCTCGGATTTTCCCGGCGAGATTCCTGTGACGATGGAAGAGCAGATCCAGAAGGCCGTGGACTGCTACAACGCCGGCGCCACTGTGCTGCACCTGCATGTGCGCGAGCTGGACGGCAAGGGCAGCAAGCGCCTGTCCAAGTTCAACGAGCTGATCGCCGGAGTGCGCGCGCGCGTGCCCGAGATGATCATCCAGGTCGGCGGCTCCATCAGCTTCGCACCGGAGACCGAGGGCGCGGCGGCCAAGTGGCTCAGCGACGACACGCGCCACATGCTGGCCGAGCTCGATCCCAAGCCCGACCAGGTGACGGTGACCATCAACACCTCGCAGATGAACTTCCTGGAGCAGTTCGACCGGCGCGATTACCAGGGCACGTCCATGGACGACCCGGCGGTCTTCAATGCGTACAAGGAGATGACGGTGCCGGCCCAGCCGGGCTGGGCCGAGGAGCACATCCGGCGCCTTTCGGCGGCGGGCATCCAGAGCGCGTTCCAGTGCTACAACCTCAACAGCTTCGAATCGGTGGAGCGCCTGATGCGGCGCGGCATCTACCGGGGCCCGCTGGTGCTGAACTGGGTGGCCATCGGCGGCGGCATGGATTCGCCCAGCATCTACAGCCTGGCGAACTTCGTGCGCTCCGTGCCGGATGGCGCGGTGCTCACGGTGGAGAGCTCGGTGCTCAACGTGCTGCCGGTGAACATGATGGGCATTGCCATGGGGCTGCATGTGCGTTGCGGCACCGAGGACAACCTGTGGGACCAGACCCGCACGCGGAAGATGGGCACGGTGGCGCAGATCGAGCAGCTGGTGCGCATCGCCAGGGAGTGCAGCCGCCCCATCGCCACGGCCCGGCAGGCGCGCGAGATCTGCAAGATCGGCGTGTTCTACGGCTCGGCGGAGGAAACGCTCGCGGCCAACGGCTTCGCGCCCAACCGCAACGGTGGCCAGCAGGGCTATCTGCGCAAGGCGGCCTGA